The Malus sylvestris chromosome 14, drMalSylv7.2, whole genome shotgun sequence genome segment CGATGCTGCTCTAGCGCTCCATTACGCACATGTGATTGTTTTGATTGAAAAGATAGCTTCATCACCTCACTTGATCAGCCCTGACGAAAGATCTAATCTTTACAACATGTTGACCACAACTATAAGGACTGCTCTGAGAGCTAGACTGAAGTCATATGCCAAAACTATGGGCTCATCTGTCTACAATCCTGACCTTGCAGGAGAGTGGAATCTGGCGATGGAGCAGATCTTGGAATGGCTTGCTCCACTAGCCCATAACATGATACGGTGGCATTCTGACCGCAAAATTATGAAGCAGCAGGAAGTTTCCAAGACGAATGTGCTTCTGGTCCAGACCCTCTACTTTGCAAGTCAGGCTAAAACTGAAGCTGCAATTACAGAGCTTCTCATAGGTCTGAACTACATGTGCATGGTTGACGAACTTAATAGGAAGGCTTTGCGAGACGCTGGTGGCAGCCGACCATACGATGATTATATGCTCAAACGGGATGAAATTTCTCAAGAAATTCTGGAGACGGCAATAGCGTTTTGAACTTGCATTATAAGATGAAGATGTTCAATCAATGAAGTGATTTAGAGAAGCATGAGTTACATGACAACACTTCGAAGAGGTATTTCTAAGCGATCGGATATCGAATAACTCCACTCTTGAGATGTTTAAGGCATCAAATTAACACGTTTGGCTTctctttttgtattttgtttttcttcgtGGAACTCAAAGAATCTTTCATTTGTTCATATGATGGATGAATTGGGGGCCAACGGTCACTTTCTTGTAAAGCATATCTTGTAATTCGAAACTCTGCGGCATCACGGAATGGTATATTTGCACTGCTCTTTTGACATATCCATATCTGTTTTTCGGAAGGTGAAATGATTGCCGCACTCCCTTTTGCCCTCCTCGACTCCTACGCCTCATTTTGTTCCTTGACTCTCATTTGATCTATTCAATCCGATGACTACAAGAAATGTCTAAAGAGGATTGCAAGATGTGAAAAGGCAAAATCACTCCTCTTTCGGAAGTATTAGAGACTCGGATTGGGCAAAAAAACCAACAAACAGGGAAACCGAAGCACACCAAGGGAAAACAATCGAAGACAACTGAGTTGACCAAAATTGAagtcaaaccgaaccgaaccaagcATAGGCTGTATCTTGTAACACCACTAACCAGTCTTTAACTTGGAAAGATCATATTTTGCTATGGTCAGTCCTTGTGGGCAAGTTTTGACTGTTGGTTAATTATGTTCTTCATATGTATCAACGGTCAGAAATCGTTCATGTCTTGACTGCATTgtccgtttggtacgtgggacgagaCGGAATGAAGTGGAACGAGGCGTTTCGTTCCACATTTGGTGCGTCTAAAACGGGTGGAATGCGCTGTTTTACGGgacgaattttgggtgaatATTCGTTCCGCCTCACCCCCTTAGAACGACTTGTTCCATATCTGTGGAAtgcaaaattataacctctccgtctccttcttcttcctccttgtttccatccgagggcatctttgcttCATCTCCgttctgtcccgtcccgtcccattccGTTCTGTCTCGTTTCGTCTGCATACCAAATGATTAGGTAGCCGGTTGGGCCCTTATCATACCAACTACAAGGAAAAATCCAGATGATTAACTTTTTGTTATGTAATTTTTACTAATAAAAAACCATGCGTAATTATTCAATTGATCTCCTTTTCTACGCAATGATTCTTCAATAATGCCATACAACCTAGATTTTAAGACTTTTTTCACCCAACTTGTGGCTTTCACACATCGTATAATACAACGTTGTTGTAGCACATAAGTTGAGTAACAGTTTGAcgtaatattattatttattagcaatAATGTTTCAATCATCATCGAatggtataaaaataaatagaaggGTTTGGTAAAAATTGTCTATTTTTTGTTACAATTGATTGACTAGAcaacttataaaattaattttttaaagagaTGATTTTAACAGAGtaaattataatatgaacagTTTTGACTAGAAACACAAATTTATCTGAATCGGTCACTAAATGAATTGAGTAAGAATTCCTCCTTAATCTTGAGGAGTCAAGcattgtttttcaaaataaatgagtGTCAAAGCGGACTCTTATCATGGTCATTGGTAAAAGCATTAATAGAACATTGTCACGTCTTTCGGTGAATAAATTTAGTGTTGGCCACAATATTCCAATATTAAACAAGTCGATTATTAGAACCAAGCATTCAAGACACATGAACATCAATGGTGAAGGTCAACTATTCAAAAAGCTTAACATGCGCGTTATTTAGTACTATAGTCTAGTgctatttctcttcacttgtaagtgagaggtcttatgtttgattatcgccaaaaacgaatttaaaccacatatTGATGACCCATTTTGAGGCTTAACCTACTCTCCCATCccctagtgtagataatatattttgttaaaaaaaaaaaataacatgcaAGATTGTTGTCCAGAAACAATCAAATGAGACATATCAAAAGTCTTGATCAAACCTTATAAGAAGCACTTCGTGGGCACTGCTAGCAATGGCTCAGATTTTCTCATTGTTATCCCCAACTTGTCCTTCCAATCCATGGTTTCTCTAGTAACATTTGCATCCAGTGACCAATCAAATTGGTGAAGCAACGTCCCCAATGTAAGATGCAGCATTCTATGAGCCAGAGGCACACCGGCACACATTCTTCTCCCAGCTCCAAACGGAACCAACTCATAATTCTGCCCCCTGTAATCAGTCTTTGAGCCTATGAACCTCTCGGGCTTAAACAACGTCGGCTCATCACGCCACGCATCTGGATCTCTTCCAATTGCATAAGCATTCACAAACACCTGTGTGTCTTTGGGTACAAAGTACCCCATGAAACTGGTGTCATGCATTGCCTTTCTTGGTACTAGGAAAGGAATTGGTGGATGCAATCTGAGTGTTTCTTTGATTATGCCCTGCAAGTATGGAAGATTGTCGATATCACTCTCTTCAATCTTTCTGCTTGGACCTATTACTCGATTGAGCTCGGCTTTCGCCTCGACAAGCGTTGCCGGGTTGCATAACAGCTCGGTCAATGCCCATTCTGTGGTGCTGCTTGTTGTTTCTGAACCAGCCATAAATATTTCCTGCACCACACCACACATTTTCAGTTTCTCACTTTTCATTCCTTAAGTGAAACGTGAAGGGTAATTAATGTTCTCGTGCgagatatatatattgtcaGATGTCAATCTCGAACACAGCGTTAAGGCAATAATCAAGCTAATGATAATCCAAATTCACAATTTCTCAGGCAGTATGACAATACAACATTTCAACAaatttgaaggttaatttaGAGCTAATAAAAAACTTACCAGTATGAAAATATTGAGATCGTGATCAGAGATTTTAGCTGGCTCGTCAATTCCGTTGCCTTCAAATTCAAGCAACACATCCAAGAAGTCCTTAGTTTTCTCTCCACCCACCTCCCTCTCTTGGATGCGTCCTTTGACAAACTTAGAGGCAATTTGTATAGCTTTTCCAAGATCCCTTTTCATCTTCCTCTTCAGGCCTTGCGGATCAAGCCACCTCAGCCATGGAAAAAAATCTACCACGTTGCCACTCCCATTCCACTCCATCAGTCCATTCATTGCTTTAAAAAACTCCATCCCTTCTTCCGAATTCGGATCCACCAAGTCCCTAGACAACATGAGGTTGCCAAGAAGGTTGAAAGTCATAAGGAACACGAAACGCGCCACATGAACCCCACGCCCTTCTTTGACTTTGGACGCTTCCTCTTCAATCCACAACTGCATGTTGTCTATGCACTTTCTTCTTATGAAAGCCGTCTCGTTGATGCGTTTGTTCACCACCATCTCCACTGTCACTAACCGCCTCATCACGCGCCAGTGTGTGCCGTACGGGGCCATTGCCAGGGAACCTTTGTGGTAGTCATGAACCCTAGCGTTTTCGTTGACTGTGCGCTCTACAAATGAGAGGTCATGGTTTTTGAAAAACTCTGCAGCTGCCTTGGCAGATTGAACTGACATAGTGTTTCTCACACCAAGTGTAAGCCAAATTACAGGGCCAAACTTGTGTCCTAGGTCAGTGAGAGTCCTGTGTGGCATTGTGCCGAGGTCGAACATGTTGCCGATTACAGGCCATCCTTTTGGTCCGGGAGGAAGCCTACGGTGACCCGAGCTTGATGAACTCCGGCGGATCAAGAAGACCAGAACTGGTAAAAAGAAGATTATCAAACAGACAAGAAAATTCCACTCATTGAAGTTGAAGAAATGAAGCATTGTAACGTTTTTGCTCTCTAAAATCATTAGGATGTTGTGAGCAGACTGAGCAAAGTTTTTGTTGATTTATAACTAGATTTCATGGGAAAGTCTCATAATATTAGCCTTTTGATTATTGTTTAGAAAAGGTAATAAAGAacattattgaattaattacgACATtcgacataaaaaaaaataaaaaattagttacGACCTGTTCTTAGGCAGTGatgtaaatattataataaatttttagtgtttattttgtttttaattagtttatttttgaaactagaGAATCATTTTGAAAGAATCAACACAAGACTTGAAGGAATCATTTTGTCTCATATAACCATAgtaaattgaaagaaattaattGGTATGTTTGTGTGACGCATCTACCCACAGAAGACCTTGAAATGGCAACGTTTGATTGGATTAATCCCTTGGACTTTCAGAGGACAAGACAACCCACCTTAATCATTTTTATATTAATACTACTCCTCATATAACAATAAAC includes the following:
- the LOC126599772 gene encoding cytochrome P450 76A2-like; its protein translation is MILESKNVTMLHFFNFNEWNFLVCLIIFFLPVLVFLIRRSSSSSGHRRLPPGPKGWPVIGNMFDLGTMPHRTLTDLGHKFGPVIWLTLGVRNTMSVQSAKAAAEFFKNHDLSFVERTVNENARVHDYHKGSLAMAPYGTHWRVMRRLVTVEMVVNKRINETAFIRRKCIDNMQLWIEEEASKVKEGRGVHVARFVFLMTFNLLGNLMLSRDLVDPNSEEGMEFFKAMNGLMEWNGSGNVVDFFPWLRWLDPQGLKRKMKRDLGKAIQIASKFVKGRIQEREVGGEKTKDFLDVLLEFEGNGIDEPAKISDHDLNIFILEIFMAGSETTSSTTEWALTELLCNPATLVEAKAELNRVIGPSRKIEESDIDNLPYLQGIIKETLRLHPPIPFLVPRKAMHDTSFMGYFVPKDTQVFVNAYAIGRDPDAWRDEPTLFKPERFIGSKTDYRGQNYELVPFGAGRRMCAGVPLAHRMLHLTLGTLLHQFDWSLDANVTRETMDWKDKLGITMRKSEPLLAVPTKCFL